A stretch of Linepithema humile isolate Giens D197 chromosome 3, Lhum_UNIL_v1.0, whole genome shotgun sequence DNA encodes these proteins:
- the LOC105676684 gene encoding A disintegrin and metalloproteinase with thrombospondin motifs adt-2-like isoform X1, whose translation MIFILNFVLIILLNETYAYVTQDIEIILLPSWNSTGVKEIPLTLKVFGQLIQLNLRRNDRIVSPVFQVWKYNSKNVTEMLSQINALDTCFYFHEDHVNSAAINFCQEYGLEGLVFLENDTLEIRPLRNDFPPLIDGFCDKEQINFSFGLLHRIKRSQQYFADSDLNHLHNIKPKRRNVQNMQQKLTIELAIFFDEAAYRIYMPLLDNDEKRLHDMILAYVNQIQAVLHHPSFGTPIDISLIRLDMMKKQPPNLPVFNGEAGKLYDSFCKYARALNPPDDNDPHHWDIGIYLTGINIFTSNDQEKYYHILGRSFVDGACNSSFSYAIIEFGIQNQMFSSGFSSSLIAAHEIGHLLGMEHESKCEEYKYVMSPKRSYRGQVTWSECNRNITKELWETKSCLRDRMRPKYLDDVYALDHSRYHDLPGRKWTAKAQCELFFHDKDASVVTLFDICQILQCDSPRKNTYFSGPALDGTYCAVGKECRGGECVPIIVPPYNFKFCRKDNWSKWKKDSCNSYCLEKSKGAVVKRRFCKHRTYRTANCKGPYYDVVLCDDSSLCTEKRKTIAEFTTTKCTTFSNIMLELKKEPGWQAAHEVDKPWIACTIYCVRKNFSTYYAPRLEMLDFGINPYFPDGTWCHREHSQDYFCRKHRCLPANHSIEE comes from the exons atgatttttatattaaactttgtgTTAATAATCTTACTAAATGAAACGTATGCATATGTCACGCAAGatatcgaaataatattgctaCCGTCATGGAACTCGACAGGCGTAAAGGAG ATACCATTAACTCTGAAAGTTTTCGGACAATTGATTCAACTAAACCTGCGTAGAAATGATCGGATTGTGTCGCCAGTGTTTCAAGTATGGAAATATAATTCGAAAAACGTCACAGAAATGTTGTCGCAAATAAATGCATTGGATACttgcttttattttcacgAGGATCATGTCAACTCTGCAGCAATCAACTTTTGTCAAGAATATGGATTG GAAGGACTTGTTTTTCTGGAAAACGACACATTGGAGATTAGACCTTTGCGGAACGACTTTCCGCCTTTAATCGACGGTTTTTGCGataaagaacaaattaatttttcattcggCTTACTTCACCGTATTAAAAGATCACAGCAATATTTTGCTGATTCAGATCTTAATCATTTGCACAATATCAAACCGAAACGAcgtaatgtacaaaatatgcaacaaaaattaacCATAGAACTGGCAATTTTCTTCGACGAAGCTGCATATCGCATCTATATGCCTTTACTGGATAATGATGAAAAAAGATTGCACGATATGATATTAGCATACGTGAATCAAATCCAAGCTGTGTTACATCATCCAAGTTTTGGTACTCCTATTGATATTTCATTGATACGATTGGACATGATGAAAAAACAACCGCCAAATTTGCCAGTTTTTAATGGCGAGGCAGGCAAACTGTACGATTCATTCTGCAAATATGCGAGAGCTCTCAATCCTCCAGATGATAATGATCCACATCACTGGGACATTGGCATTTATCTAACcggaattaatatttttacatcaaacgACCAAGAAAAGTACTATCACATATTGGGAAGGTCTTTTGTCGATGGCGCATGCAATTCGTCTTTCTCGTACGCTATAATAGAATTCGGTATTCAAAATCAAATGTTTTCCTCGGGGTTTTCATCGTCTCTCATTGCAGCTCATGAGATCGGCCATCT TTTAGGAATGGAACACGAGTCGAAATGTGAAGAATACAAATATGTAATGTCACCAAAACGAAGCTATCGCGGCCAGGTAACGTGGTCCGAGTGCAATCGTAACATAACGAAGGAACTCTGGGAAACCAAATCGTGCCTACGAGATCGCATGAGACCGAAATATCTCGATGACGTATATGCTTTGGATCATTCGCGTTATCATGATCTACCCGGAAGAAAATGGACTGCCAAGGCACAATgcgaattatttttccatGATAAGGATGCGAGCGTAGTCACGTTGTTTGATATATGTCAAATTTTACAATGCGATTCCCCTCGCAAGAATACGTATTTCTCAGGACCCGCACTGGATG gaactTATTGCGCAGTCGGCAAGGAGTGTCGCGGCGGAGAATGCGTACCCATCATCGTACCGCCATACAATTTTAAGTTTTGTAGAAAGGATAACTGGAGTAAATGGAAGAAAGATTCCTGTAATAGCTATTGCTTGGAGAAATCCAAAGGCGCAGTAGTCAAACGACGTTTTTGCAAACATCGGACTTATAGAACGGCGAATTGCAAAGGACCATATTATGACGTGGTTTTGTGCGATGATTCTTCACTCTGCACTGAAAAACGCAAGACGATCGCAGAGTTTACTACTACGAAATGCACCACATTCAGCAATATTATGCTTGAACTGAAAAAAGAGCCAGGATGGCAGGCTGCTCATGAAGTCGATAAACCCTGGATAGCCTGTACTATATATTGTGTACGAAAAAACTTTTCTACTTATTACGCACCACGCCTGGAAATGCTCGACTTTGGTATCAAcccatactttccagatggaACATGGTGCCACAGAGAACATAGCCAGGATTATTTTTGTCGTAAGCATCGTTGTCTGCCGGCAAACCATTCGATCGAGGAATAA
- the LOC105676684 gene encoding A disintegrin and metalloproteinase with thrombospondin motifs adt-2-like isoform X2: MIFILNFVLIILLNETYAYVTQDIEIILLPSWNSTGVKEIPLTLKVFGQLIQLNLRRNDRIVSPVFQVWKYNSKNVTEMLSQINALDTCFYFHEDHVNSAAINFCQEYGLEGLVFLENDTLEIRPLRNDFPPLIDGFCDKEQINFSFGLLHRIKRSQQYFADSDLNHLHNIKPKRRNVQNMQQKLTIELAIFFDEAAYRIYMPLLDNDEKRLHDMILAYVNQIQAVLHHPSFGTPIDISLIRLDMMKKQPPNLPVFNGEAGKLYDSFCKYARALNPPDDNDPHHWDIGIYLTGINIFTSNDQEKYYHILGRSFVDGACNSSFSYAIIEFGIQNQMFSSGFSSSLIAAHEIGHLLGMEHESKCEEYKYVMSPKRSYRGQVTWSECNRNITKELWETKSCLRDRMRPKYLDDVYALDHSRYHDLPGRKWTAKAQCELFFHDKDASVVTLFDICQILQCDSPRKNTYFSGPALDGTYCAVGKECRGGECVPIIVPPYNFKFCRKDNWSKWKKDSCNSYCLEKSKGAVVKRRFCKHRTYRTANCKGPYYDVVLCDDSSLCTEKRKTIAEFTTTKCTTFSNIMLELKKEPGWQAAHEVDKPWIACTIYCVRKNFSTYYAPRLEMLDFGINPYFPDGTWCHREHSQDYFCRMKIL; this comes from the exons atgatttttatattaaactttgtgTTAATAATCTTACTAAATGAAACGTATGCATATGTCACGCAAGatatcgaaataatattgctaCCGTCATGGAACTCGACAGGCGTAAAGGAG ATACCATTAACTCTGAAAGTTTTCGGACAATTGATTCAACTAAACCTGCGTAGAAATGATCGGATTGTGTCGCCAGTGTTTCAAGTATGGAAATATAATTCGAAAAACGTCACAGAAATGTTGTCGCAAATAAATGCATTGGATACttgcttttattttcacgAGGATCATGTCAACTCTGCAGCAATCAACTTTTGTCAAGAATATGGATTG GAAGGACTTGTTTTTCTGGAAAACGACACATTGGAGATTAGACCTTTGCGGAACGACTTTCCGCCTTTAATCGACGGTTTTTGCGataaagaacaaattaatttttcattcggCTTACTTCACCGTATTAAAAGATCACAGCAATATTTTGCTGATTCAGATCTTAATCATTTGCACAATATCAAACCGAAACGAcgtaatgtacaaaatatgcaacaaaaattaacCATAGAACTGGCAATTTTCTTCGACGAAGCTGCATATCGCATCTATATGCCTTTACTGGATAATGATGAAAAAAGATTGCACGATATGATATTAGCATACGTGAATCAAATCCAAGCTGTGTTACATCATCCAAGTTTTGGTACTCCTATTGATATTTCATTGATACGATTGGACATGATGAAAAAACAACCGCCAAATTTGCCAGTTTTTAATGGCGAGGCAGGCAAACTGTACGATTCATTCTGCAAATATGCGAGAGCTCTCAATCCTCCAGATGATAATGATCCACATCACTGGGACATTGGCATTTATCTAACcggaattaatatttttacatcaaacgACCAAGAAAAGTACTATCACATATTGGGAAGGTCTTTTGTCGATGGCGCATGCAATTCGTCTTTCTCGTACGCTATAATAGAATTCGGTATTCAAAATCAAATGTTTTCCTCGGGGTTTTCATCGTCTCTCATTGCAGCTCATGAGATCGGCCATCT TTTAGGAATGGAACACGAGTCGAAATGTGAAGAATACAAATATGTAATGTCACCAAAACGAAGCTATCGCGGCCAGGTAACGTGGTCCGAGTGCAATCGTAACATAACGAAGGAACTCTGGGAAACCAAATCGTGCCTACGAGATCGCATGAGACCGAAATATCTCGATGACGTATATGCTTTGGATCATTCGCGTTATCATGATCTACCCGGAAGAAAATGGACTGCCAAGGCACAATgcgaattatttttccatGATAAGGATGCGAGCGTAGTCACGTTGTTTGATATATGTCAAATTTTACAATGCGATTCCCCTCGCAAGAATACGTATTTCTCAGGACCCGCACTGGATG gaactTATTGCGCAGTCGGCAAGGAGTGTCGCGGCGGAGAATGCGTACCCATCATCGTACCGCCATACAATTTTAAGTTTTGTAGAAAGGATAACTGGAGTAAATGGAAGAAAGATTCCTGTAATAGCTATTGCTTGGAGAAATCCAAAGGCGCAGTAGTCAAACGACGTTTTTGCAAACATCGGACTTATAGAACGGCGAATTGCAAAGGACCATATTATGACGTGGTTTTGTGCGATGATTCTTCACTCTGCACTGAAAAACGCAAGACGATCGCAGAGTTTACTACTACGAAATGCACCACATTCAGCAATATTATGCTTGAACTGAAAAAAGAGCCAGGATGGCAGGCTGCTCATGAAGTCGATAAACCCTGGATAGCCTGTACTATATATTGTGTACGAAAAAACTTTTCTACTTATTACGCACCACGCCTGGAAATGCTCGACTTTGGTATCAAcccatactttccagatggaACATGGTGCCACAGAGAACATAGCCAGGATTATTTTTGTC gaatgaaaatattataa